Proteins encoded together in one Bradyrhizobium sp. CB82 window:
- a CDS encoding aspartate dehydrogenase, with translation MADHQKDLRVAIAGLGSIGAKIAAELDRGLEGLVLSAIAAREPDRHRSFLSGLRHSPAILPIEQLSEAADIVVECAPSGVLRSIVEPVLRRGKAAVVVSVGALLDNSDLIDLAKAHGGRIIVPTGALIGLDAVNAAAVGTIHSVKMVTRKPIDGLKGAPFIVQNGIDIDNLREPLMLFAGTAREAAKGFPANLNVAVALSLAGIGPDRTIVEIWADPTVTRNVHRIEVEADSARFSMGIENIPSENPKTGMITALSVIALLRKQRATLSIGT, from the coding sequence ATGGCCGACCATCAGAAGGATTTGCGGGTCGCGATCGCGGGATTGGGCTCGATCGGCGCCAAGATCGCAGCTGAGCTCGATCGCGGCCTCGAGGGCCTTGTGCTGTCGGCGATCGCGGCGCGCGAGCCGGACAGGCATCGCAGCTTCCTGAGCGGCCTGCGCCATTCGCCGGCCATACTGCCGATCGAACAGCTTTCCGAGGCGGCTGACATCGTCGTCGAATGTGCGCCGAGCGGTGTGCTGCGGAGTATCGTCGAACCCGTGCTGAGGCGAGGGAAGGCGGCGGTCGTCGTCAGCGTCGGCGCGCTTTTGGACAATTCCGACCTCATCGATCTCGCCAAGGCCCATGGCGGCCGCATCATCGTGCCGACCGGCGCGCTGATCGGGCTGGACGCGGTGAACGCGGCAGCCGTCGGCACCATCCATTCCGTCAAGATGGTCACGCGCAAGCCGATCGACGGACTGAAGGGCGCGCCGTTCATCGTGCAGAACGGCATCGACATCGACAATTTGCGCGAGCCGCTCATGCTGTTCGCGGGCACCGCGCGCGAAGCGGCCAAGGGCTTTCCAGCCAATCTCAACGTCGCGGTCGCGCTGTCGCTGGCGGGCATCGGCCCCGATCGCACCATCGTTGAGATCTGGGCGGATCCGACGGTGACGCGCAACGTCCACCGCATCGAGGTGGAGGCCGATTCCGCGCGCTTCTCGATGGGAATCGAGAACATCCCCTCCGAGAACCCGAAGACCGGCATGATCACGGCATTGTCCGTGATCGCCTTGTTGCGCAAGCAGCGCGCCACGCTCAGCATCGGGACGTGA